In the Sediminibacter sp. Hel_I_10 genome, one interval contains:
- a CDS encoding ABC-three component system middle component 2, giving the protein MENSKNINPFNNSVESGLRMLTILNEAFPKSFDLQNLVYLDYLTIHSADIDKSAKSLHPAVPYRSGEIMVRGSIIEKGLSLFVAKNLIEKQYNINGIEYKATENAMPFLESLEETYSIELQNRAKWAIDKFSKHTKQELKNIMTPKLSEIDNEFNIEILQ; this is encoded by the coding sequence ATGGAAAATAGTAAAAATATAAATCCATTCAATAACAGTGTTGAATCTGGTCTTAGAATGTTAACTATTTTGAATGAAGCATTTCCTAAATCATTTGATTTACAAAACCTTGTTTATCTAGATTATCTAACAATTCATTCCGCAGATATTGATAAATCAGCAAAAAGCCTTCATCCTGCGGTACCTTATCGTTCAGGTGAAATAATGGTTAGAGGTTCAATTATTGAGAAAGGACTCAGCCTTTTTGTCGCAAAGAATTTAATCGAAAAACAATATAATATCAATGGCATAGAGTATAAGGCAACAGAGAATGCAATGCCATTTCTCGAGTCACTTGAAGAAACATATTCAATTGAACTTCAAAATAGAGCAAAATGGGCTATTGATAAATTTTCAAAGCACACTAAACAAGAACTAAAAAACATTATGACTCCAAAATTATCAGAGATAGACAATGAGTTTAATATTGAAATTTTACAATAA
- a CDS encoding helix-turn-helix domain-containing protein codes for MNQIENQEFLISFGQNLRRLRKSKGFTQADLANDIGIEISQISRIERGVINTSILTIKQISSVLDVDINMFFNLNQK; via the coding sequence GTGAATCAGATAGAAAATCAAGAGTTTTTAATAAGTTTCGGTCAAAACCTTAGAAGACTTAGAAAATCAAAGGGATTTACCCAAGCGGATTTAGCTAATGATATTGGAATTGAGATTTCCCAAATTAGCAGAATAGAACGCGGTGTAATTAACACATCTATTTTAACAATAAAACAAATTTCTTCAGTTCTTGATGTCGACATAAATATGTTTTTTAATCTAAATCAAAAATAA
- a CDS encoding AAA family ATPase, whose amino-acid sequence MKTGFILKELRLAGDSVEKASIVFEKGVNIITGPSNVGKTFIFQCLNYMFGGSKPPKPIKQARTYDFIYLEIIDSQNDHFTLLSDLKGGNFKLYNSSIDNIKESEEFEILDRKHNPSSEKTVSAFLLKLNNLTGKKIRTNQKGKTRQISYRDIVKFSMVNETQITTEDSLIVSHYTKVTEESNVLKLIATGRDDSTVIESLSQNQLANRKGKLEILKEFIIENEKELKTYKVEPSLILAETNSVIEKLSEKHSSLQNKYNEIESKRMEALEILYIRQSRRRVIEELYKRTDLLKSHYHSDVARLKSTIETSVLLNEENHSANGNCPLCNGEIKQECSIADIKKIIDSCSTEIQKIETLLQELIESEKVLKEEFNDISKAVLSLEKNIADYTLELDKGVGLEMGFIIEQINLENEKKSIVLGALYKFEQLEKFKKEKEKLENSLPSPSSKESFEHITTASLTTLSKALKSVLEGYNYPNLTDVSYSEEQNDFIISGENRNLSGKGYRAIIYSAFIVALQELISQKDYSIGVPILDSPLVTYRKPENEGEITISDDLAMDFYRYVTSKNELDQIIIIENEEPPIDIIDKINHIKYSKKNGFIPQK is encoded by the coding sequence ATGAAAACAGGGTTTATTTTAAAAGAGTTAAGACTGGCAGGGGATTCTGTTGAAAAAGCAAGTATAGTTTTTGAAAAAGGTGTTAACATCATTACCGGTCCTTCCAATGTAGGCAAGACTTTTATATTTCAATGCTTAAACTATATGTTTGGCGGTTCAAAACCTCCAAAGCCTATTAAACAAGCAAGAACCTATGATTTTATATATCTGGAAATTATAGATTCCCAAAATGACCATTTTACTTTATTAAGTGATTTAAAAGGTGGGAATTTTAAACTCTACAATTCAAGTATTGATAACATTAAAGAATCTGAAGAATTTGAAATACTTGATAGAAAACACAATCCATCTAGCGAGAAAACTGTTTCTGCTTTTTTACTAAAATTAAATAATTTAACTGGTAAAAAAATCAGAACGAATCAAAAAGGTAAAACTAGACAAATTTCATATCGAGATATTGTCAAATTCTCTATGGTTAATGAAACTCAAATAACTACGGAGGATTCTTTAATAGTTAGTCATTATACCAAAGTAACGGAAGAGTCTAATGTTTTGAAATTAATTGCAACAGGCAGAGACGATAGTACCGTTATTGAATCTCTATCTCAAAATCAACTAGCAAATAGAAAAGGGAAATTAGAAATACTTAAAGAATTTATAATTGAAAATGAAAAAGAACTTAAAACTTATAAAGTTGAACCTTCTTTAATTCTCGCAGAAACTAATTCCGTAATAGAAAAATTAAGCGAAAAACACTCTAGCCTTCAAAATAAATATAACGAAATAGAGAGCAAAAGAATGGAAGCCTTAGAAATACTGTACATAAGGCAATCAAGAAGGAGAGTAATTGAGGAATTGTATAAAAGAACAGACCTTTTAAAGTCACATTATCATTCAGATGTTGCCCGTTTAAAATCAACCATAGAAACAAGTGTTTTATTAAACGAAGAGAACCACTCTGCTAACGGTAATTGTCCACTTTGTAATGGAGAAATTAAACAAGAATGTTCAATTGCTGATATCAAGAAAATAATCGATTCTTGTAGCACAGAAATACAGAAAATTGAAACATTACTTCAAGAACTAATTGAATCAGAAAAAGTTCTTAAGGAAGAGTTTAATGATATCTCCAAGGCTGTTTTAAGTTTAGAAAAAAACATAGCCGACTATACTTTAGAACTTGATAAAGGTGTTGGGTTAGAAATGGGTTTTATCATTGAACAAATTAATCTAGAAAACGAAAAGAAAAGTATAGTTCTTGGGGCATTGTATAAATTTGAACAATTAGAGAAATTTAAAAAAGAAAAAGAAAAATTAGAAAATTCACTACCTAGTCCTAGTTCTAAAGAATCTTTTGAACATATCACAACTGCATCATTAACAACACTTTCAAAAGCCTTAAAATCAGTACTTGAGGGCTATAATTATCCGAACTTAACGGATGTTAGTTATAGTGAGGAACAAAATGATTTTATTATATCTGGAGAGAATAGAAATCTATCTGGTAAAGGTTATCGAGCAATTATTTATTCCGCATTTATTGTAGCTCTACAAGAGTTAATATCTCAAAAAGACTACTCAATAGGTGTACCCATTTTGGACTCTCCGTTAGTCACATATCGTAAACCTGAAAATGAAGGAGAGATTACAATAAGTGATGATTTAGCAATGGATTTTTATAGATATGTAACCTCTAAAAACGAATTAGATCAGATAATAATAATTGAGAACGAGGAACCACCAATAGATATAATAGATAAAATAAATCACATAAAGTATAGCAAAAAGAATGGATTTATTCCCCAGAAATAA